The region ACGGGAATGAGAATCCCAGGGAGTCTCACCTGCAAACCAGTAAAGACATACATACTTTGAAGATGCGGCCTGCATTTTCTCGATTGCCTCCCTTATATCCGGCATCCCCAATGAAAAAGAAGCAATAACAATATCATGAGGACCTTTCAGGTCATTATTAACGTCCAGGTCTTCCCAGCGTTTTTTGACACAGGAGATATTATCCAAACCGTACTGATCGATATTCTCCTGCAAAATTTCCAGCATCCCTTTGCCCGGCTCAACTGCAGTCACATGGGATACCCTCTCTGCAAGAGGAATTGCCAGACTTCCAGGACCTGCACCTATATCCAGAACACTGTAATCCGGGTCAAGAGGTAATTCATTCAGGGTCTTATCCACACGTGCTTTATTATTCCGGGACCTTTCCCAGAAATGTTCGGCATTTTCTCTGCTGTCCCATAGATTTGCACAATCACCACGTCTATTATGGTCATTCTTCTGGTTGGCCTGCATCATTTCGTTCCAAATATCATTCCAATCTAAATTATTCAATGGCAAAGCGAGACCTCCATTCAGTTAATCCTTCTTCTCAAAATGAAAAGAGATGCCACAAGACCTGAAATTGCTGTAATGGAAACAAAACCTGGAACAGCTGCATGGGTTTTTTTACTCTCTAGATCCGTCTGCTTTTCTTTACTTTCTTCAGAGGCGTCTGCAAAAGGTGTATCCATGTCATTATCAGTGCCTTGCGAAGGCTTTGAAGATGAGGATGAAGGTGACTGTTCAACAGTAGTCACGTTCTCCTCTGACACATCTTCATTGTCAGTATTATCCACATTTTCAGATTGTGTACTTGCATCTTCAGCGGTTTCGAAAACTACATTCATTGCAGGGTAGAAAAGATAGCCACCGTCTGATCCCTTGCCAGATTTGGATGTCCGGATGTACCAATCATCGGTAAAATATGCCTTCTCATTCATTTCAAGAGTTATTTCTTCATGATTGGACATATTGATCCAGTTTTCTGAAATTTCCCTGCATTTTAGCAACCCAACCTTGTCTCCTTCTTCAATCGTTGAGACGTTGTCTTTGTCTATCAACCACGTATATTTGAATATAGCAAAACATTCTGAGGAGCAGCGGAAGGTTTCATCTATATAGGTAACAAAATAAACAGCATCTTCAAGATCGGCAAAATCGTCTTTTACAACGAAAGACCTATCATCATCTGTGCCATCGAGTTTAATGACAGTAGAATCAAGTTCCTTTCCATCTTTGTAAAGAAGAACAAATGCTTTGTCCCCTTCAACATCCAGCTGGAACAATTCCAAACTGTAACCTTTTCCCAGGTCCCAGACTTCACCTTCTTTGAGTTTCTTTTCCGAGCCTCCACCCTGCTCTGTGACAAGAGAGGCCATTTTGCTGGCTTTATCGTCGACAGCGACATATTTATTCCCGAACCAGGGAATCACAGAATATGTGCTTACCTCAGTAGCATCTGTTTTAGCGCTGAGCTTGAACTTCTTGCTGTAGGTATGACTACTGTAGAGGAGTTCTTTTTTGTCGATTACATTATTGGTTGGTGCTGCACCTATACCCGGATTTGTACCATCCGAATCTTGGTAGTACAAAATCTCAGTATTGGAACCAGCTTCATTTAAGCCGAAGTAGAGAGCACTCCAGTTGGTACCATCCCAGGCGATGGAAGATACATTTCCACTATCCAGAATGTTGCCACCTATCTCCACAGATTCAGCCGAAGATATAGTGACAAAACATGTCAGAGATAAACATAAAATGAATACTATGCTTATTTTTTTTATTATTTCCAGTTGCATCATTCAATTCTCCCAAGGTTATATTTCAACAATATTATAACTTAATTAATGCTACTATTTGATTATTTATTCTTTTTTTATGCTACTAATGAATCAAAAAATAATACAAAAAGAGACATATTTATAATTTTGTATTAACGCTGCTAACTGCTATAGATTATTAGATAGATTATAGAAATGAGCTTGGAAGAAAAAGAAATGTTAATTTACAGCTTTAACCCTTTATATTTTGTTTTTTTGCTAACTAGATCTGGATATATTGAGATTATCAAATTAAGCCACAAATCATCAGATACTAATATTTGATATTCTCATATGACACTGCGGGCATCTCATCAAAATATAGTTATAGATGGCATACCAAAAATGAAGGGTATGTTACCTTATTTTATTGATTCACACTGCCATCTTGATTTTTCCAAGTTCAACAAGGATCGTGAAGAGGTCATCCTCCGTGCAAAAGAGGCCGGGGCCTGTGAAATGATCAACTCGGGTATTGATCTGAAAACCAACTTTTCAACCCTTGAACTGGCCAAAACCCATGACTGCATCCACCCAACAATAGGGTTAAGCCCCATGCTCGCCACCAATCCCGATGAAGGCAGGGTACTGGAAGTCCTATCCCAGCTTGATGAGTATGCCCCCGGGGCTATCGGCATTGGAGAAGCAGGGATGGACTATTATCACTGCACCGATGAAACTTTACGTAAAAAACAGAGAGAAATATTTAAACAGGTCATCACGATTGCAGAGAGCCATACAAAAACGCTGGTTATACATGGCAGGGATGCCGAGGATGAAGCACTTGAAATGGCAGGGCATCTGGACAGGGTGATCTTTCATTGTTATGGAGGATCACTTGAAACAATGAAAAAAATAACTGATGCCGGCCACTACATATCCATACCTACCCTGGTCTGCTTCTCCAGCCATCACAAAGAGATCGCTGCCACAGTACCTGAAGAATTCATGTTGATAGAAACAGACAGCCCCTACCTTTCCCCCCGTAAAGGACGCAATGAACCCGCATACCTGACCGATTCAATAAACACAATCGCAGAAATAAAGGACATTGAACCTGCCGAAGTGGCAGAAATTACACGGAAAAACACCTATACCGCATTCAAAATCTAAAGGGATCTACATGAAAGTTATACAATGCAATGCAACCACCAATGATGCAAACTCCTACCTTATAAATGACAGCATCCTCATCGATACCGGACTGAATGGAGAAAGACTTGCCCGGGAAATTGAAAGTCATATAGACCTCAATAAACTGGAACTGATAATCCTGACCCACTGCCACTATGACCATACAGCAGCTGTGCCCCTGCTTGTGGAACTCAGTGGTGCAAAGGTCGGCATCCACCGGGCAGATGAGACCATGCTTGCAGATGATACGGGTAGCGTATCAACATTCTTTGGGCAGAAAGCACCTGCCATCGAGCCGGATATTCTCTATGAAGACGGAGATATGATCAAATTAGACGAAATCCAAGCCCTTCAGGTAATCCACACACCCGGCCATACTCCGGGAGGCATATGCCTCTACGAACCTTTTTCCAAAAGCCTGTTCTCGGGGGACACAGTCTTTTCATCCGGCGGATTTGGACGCACGGATTTTGAAGGCGGCTCAGCCAGACAGCTCACAGAATCCATAGAAAAACTGGCAGAAATAGATGTAGAAACCCTCTATCCCGGCCATGGCCCGGTGGTAAAAAGTGATGCCAACCGCCAGATACAGCTTTCAATGCGTGCATCCCGAACCATATGGTGATCCAGAACAATGAAACACGATAAAAAAACATCAAACCCCCTCCCCATGTCAAAAAAAGAAATGCAGCAGAGAGGGTGGGATACCCTTGACATTATCATAGTGACAGGCGATGCATACGTTGATCATCCATCCTTCGGGGCTGCCCTGATAGGCCGCCTGCTTGAAGCCAGAGGGTTTAGAGTAGGGATAATAGCCCAGCCGGCCCACGATAAACCGGAAGAATTTAAGGAACTTGGAAAACCGGAACTTTTCTTTGCCGCAACCGCCGGCAACATGGACTCAATGGTATCCAACTATACACCATCCCTCAAGCCACGTAAACGTGATATGTATTCTCCTGGAGGCACCCCCGGTATGCGACCTGACAGGGCGACCATTGTATATTCCAATCGTATACATCAGGCATACCCGGATACCCCGATTGTAATCGCAGGTGTGGAAGCTTCCCTGCGCAGACTGGCACAATATGATTTCCAGTCAGGAAAGGTAAGGAAATCAATTCTTGCAGATGCCCCGGCAGACCTCCTGATATATGGGATGGGTGAAACCCAGACAGAAGAAATCGCACGCAGATTACAGGCAGGAGAAGACATCAAACAAATAAAGGACCTTCCCGGTACCGTCTGGAAAACCCCCGTGAAGACCTGGAAAGAAGAACTTAAAGGCATGGATTATATCGAACTGGAATCCTACGCAACGGTTTCAGAAGAAAAGGAAGCCTTTGCCAGAAATTACAAAACCCTCTGGCAGCAGCAAAACCCGGGAAGAGGAAAAATACTTGTCCAGCCCCACCCCAAAACTATCATTGTCCAGAATCCGCCGGCAAAACCTCTTGAAACCCAAAATCTGGATGAGGTTTATGAATTACCTTACACCAGACAAAAACACCCTTCTTACAAAGAGGACATCCCTGCTATTGAGCCGGTGCGCTTCTCCCTCACTACCCACAGGGGTTGCTTTGGCGCCTGCTCTTTCTGCGCCATCGCCCATCATCAGGGCCGCATGGTTAATTCCAGGAGTATTGAATCACTCTTAAGAGAGGCAAAAACCCTCACCAAAATGAAAGATTTCAAGGGAAATATCAATGGAGTGGGCGGGCCCACCGCGAATATGTATTCAATGGAATGCCCACAATGGAAAAGCAAGGGGGTATGCACCGACAAGTTTTGCCTCTATCCTGAAGTCTGCCCGTCAATGAATACTGACCACAGCAAAAACATGGAGCTACTAAACCGTCTGGAACAAATTCCAGGTGTGAAGAAAGTTTTCATAACCTACGGTGTGCGCTACGATCTTGCCCTGACCCAACCTGAGTATCTGGAAATGATATGTAGAAAACATATCAGTGGAAGACTTGCAGTGGCACCGGAGCATTATTCAAAAAAGGTCACCGACAGTATGAGAAAACCCGGCAGGGATGTTTTTGAAAAGTTTGTGGAAATGTATTCAGCAATCAACAAGAAACTGGGCAAAGAGCAATACCTCCAGACATATCTCATGTCCGGCCATCCGGGTTGCGGACTTAAAGAGATGATCGAAACTGCCGAATACATACGTGATAATAAACTGTATAGTGAGCAGGTCCAGGATTTCACACCAACCCCCATGACAGCATCCACCTGCATGTATCATACCGGAATTGACCCTTTCACTGGTAAAAATATAGAAGTTGCCACTTCCCGAAGGGACAAGAAGATCCAGCGCACGATCCTCCATTACAGAGACAAACGAAATCGCAAATATATTCTTGAAGCTTTAAAAAAGGCAGACCGGATGGATCTTGTGGGTAACAGCTGGAAATGCCTGATTTCCGGTAAAAACGGCATGTGGGAATCCAAGAAAAAATGAACATTTTCAAAGAGATTTTATATAACTATATGTATATATGCTATGTATATATATGTACTCTGAAGGAGATAATTCATGCTTCAAAAGAAGCAATTAGAAATACTGATGGTAGATGGCAGGCCCGAAGATACCGATATTATTGAGAAGATGTTTCAGGCAGAATATACCATAACAAAGGCAAATTCGGGAATTGACAGCTTAAAGATAATGGAAAAAACAACTCCTGACGTGATATTGCTGGATATTAACCTCAATGATATCAGTGGCCATGAAATCTGCAGGATCATCAAGCAACGTCAGGATACACGTGCCATTCCCCTGATCATCATATCAGGCATAAACGACAGGGAAGAAAAAATCAGGGCC is a window of Methanohalophilus mahii DSM 5219 DNA encoding:
- a CDS encoding class I SAM-dependent methyltransferase, which produces MPLNNLDWNDIWNEMMQANQKNDHNRRGDCANLWDSRENAEHFWERSRNNKARVDKTLNELPLDPDYSVLDIGAGPGSLAIPLAERVSHVTAVEPGKGMLEILQENIDQYGLDNISCVKKRWEDLDVNNDLKGPHDIVIASFSLGMPDIREAIEKMQAASSKYVCLYWFAGETPWDSHSRKLWPLLYGGEYIPSPRCDVLYNVLYNMGIYPDMHVFSLEYDNSFSSMDEAVDFFKSRYTIENQQQEEIIRNYLEEVLEKQGDRLVESGHTTRVKLWWQLQTEEQKSR
- a CDS encoding S-layer protein domain-containing protein, whose amino-acid sequence is MMQLEIIKKISIVFILCLSLTCFVTISSAESVEIGGNILDSGNVSSIAWDGTNWSALYFGLNEAGSNTEILYYQDSDGTNPGIGAAPTNNVIDKKELLYSSHTYSKKFKLSAKTDATEVSTYSVIPWFGNKYVAVDDKASKMASLVTEQGGGSEKKLKEGEVWDLGKGYSLELFQLDVEGDKAFVLLYKDGKELDSTVIKLDGTDDDRSFVVKDDFADLEDAVYFVTYIDETFRCSSECFAIFKYTWLIDKDNVSTIEEGDKVGLLKCREISENWINMSNHEEITLEMNEKAYFTDDWYIRTSKSGKGSDGGYLFYPAMNVVFETAEDASTQSENVDNTDNEDVSEENVTTVEQSPSSSSSKPSQGTDNDMDTPFADASEESKEKQTDLESKKTHAAVPGFVSITAISGLVASLFILRRRIN
- a CDS encoding TatD family hydrolase, with the translated sequence MTLRASHQNIVIDGIPKMKGMLPYFIDSHCHLDFSKFNKDREEVILRAKEAGACEMINSGIDLKTNFSTLELAKTHDCIHPTIGLSPMLATNPDEGRVLEVLSQLDEYAPGAIGIGEAGMDYYHCTDETLRKKQREIFKQVITIAESHTKTLVIHGRDAEDEALEMAGHLDRVIFHCYGGSLETMKKITDAGHYISIPTLVCFSSHHKEIAATVPEEFMLIETDSPYLSPRKGRNEPAYLTDSINTIAEIKDIEPAEVAEITRKNTYTAFKI
- a CDS encoding MBL fold metallo-hydrolase, coding for MKVIQCNATTNDANSYLINDSILIDTGLNGERLAREIESHIDLNKLELIILTHCHYDHTAAVPLLVELSGAKVGIHRADETMLADDTGSVSTFFGQKAPAIEPDILYEDGDMIKLDEIQALQVIHTPGHTPGGICLYEPFSKSLFSGDTVFSSGGFGRTDFEGGSARQLTESIEKLAEIDVETLYPGHGPVVKSDANRQIQLSMRASRTIW
- a CDS encoding YgiQ family radical SAM protein; protein product: MKHDKKTSNPLPMSKKEMQQRGWDTLDIIIVTGDAYVDHPSFGAALIGRLLEARGFRVGIIAQPAHDKPEEFKELGKPELFFAATAGNMDSMVSNYTPSLKPRKRDMYSPGGTPGMRPDRATIVYSNRIHQAYPDTPIVIAGVEASLRRLAQYDFQSGKVRKSILADAPADLLIYGMGETQTEEIARRLQAGEDIKQIKDLPGTVWKTPVKTWKEELKGMDYIELESYATVSEEKEAFARNYKTLWQQQNPGRGKILVQPHPKTIIVQNPPAKPLETQNLDEVYELPYTRQKHPSYKEDIPAIEPVRFSLTTHRGCFGACSFCAIAHHQGRMVNSRSIESLLREAKTLTKMKDFKGNINGVGGPTANMYSMECPQWKSKGVCTDKFCLYPEVCPSMNTDHSKNMELLNRLEQIPGVKKVFITYGVRYDLALTQPEYLEMICRKHISGRLAVAPEHYSKKVTDSMRKPGRDVFEKFVEMYSAINKKLGKEQYLQTYLMSGHPGCGLKEMIETAEYIRDNKLYSEQVQDFTPTPMTASTCMYHTGIDPFTGKNIEVATSRRDKKIQRTILHYRDKRNRKYILEALKKADRMDLVGNSWKCLISGKNGMWESKKK